In the Novosphingobium sp. 9 genome, one interval contains:
- a CDS encoding GGDEF domain-containing protein, translating into MRFYQATTFLFPRHYEWRILTVCFGAVHVPLIACVAFAALSGQWHPITLLVLLLATLAGTACGLAAVHGLLSPVTKATRMLESIQAGKRVTDIPIGGRDLVGQLLHGVTTAANESAARIEKLTDAAERDPLTRIRNRRGFLGTAERLLDGERSGVFALVDIDHFKLINDQLGHDRGDDLLTAFAARLSEGVRRTDLVARWGGEEFAVVFPDTDMNEAHRVMDRLRAAIAESTALGVGSRRVTFSCGLAPLSGFSSLGEATRAADTALYRAKAGGRNRVTLAA; encoded by the coding sequence ATGCGCTTCTATCAGGCCACCACGTTCCTGTTTCCGCGCCATTACGAGTGGCGCATTCTGACCGTCTGCTTCGGCGCCGTGCATGTTCCCCTGATCGCCTGCGTCGCCTTTGCCGCGCTGTCGGGCCAGTGGCATCCGATTACCCTGCTGGTCCTGCTGCTCGCGACGCTGGCAGGCACCGCCTGCGGACTTGCTGCCGTGCACGGCCTGCTCTCCCCCGTCACCAAGGCGACGCGGATGCTCGAATCGATCCAGGCGGGCAAGCGCGTCACCGACATTCCCATCGGGGGTCGCGATCTGGTCGGCCAGCTGCTCCACGGCGTCACCACCGCCGCCAACGAATCGGCGGCGCGGATCGAAAAGCTGACCGACGCGGCAGAGCGCGACCCGCTGACCCGCATCCGCAACCGTCGCGGCTTTCTCGGCACGGCCGAGCGCCTGCTCGACGGCGAGCGCTCGGGTGTCTTCGCGCTCGTCGATATCGACCACTTCAAGCTGATCAACGACCAACTCGGCCACGATCGCGGCGACGACCTGCTCACCGCCTTTGCCGCGCGCCTGTCCGAAGGTGTGCGCCGCACCGATCTGGTCGCGCGCTGGGGCGGCGAGGAATTCGCGGTGGTCTTCCCCGATACCGACATGAACGAAGCACACCGGGTGATGGACCGCCTGCGCGCCGCGATTGCCGAGAGCACCGCGCTCGGCGTCGGCAGCCGCCGCGTGACGTTCTCGTGCGGCCTTGCCCCGCTTTCAGGCTTCTCCTCGCTGGGAGAGGCCACGCGCGCGGCGGACACCGCGCTCTATCGCGCCAAGGCCGGAGGGCGCAACCGGGTGACGCTGGCAGCATAG
- a CDS encoding HesA/MoeB/ThiF family protein, translating to MTTSPAPIITPERAQRFARHIVLPEIGGAGQVALARAHVVLIGCGGIGAPALQYLAGAGVGKVTLVDRDVVDTSNLQRQTVFTPSDVGTPKAEAAAGWVRRFDPAIDVTACVENVGSDNASALVSGADLVLDGCDNFATRLAVSDACVAADISLTSAAVGRFQGQVANFAGHLPDQPCYRCFVGDAFDAADCDTCAADGVLGAMVGMVGTFAAMHAMRVLLHGHAALGDDPQFGTLHLIDGLKPGMRAMRIAKDPACRACGGNV from the coding sequence ATGACGACCTCCCCTGCCCCCATCATCACGCCAGAGCGCGCCCAGCGCTTCGCCCGGCATATCGTGCTGCCCGAGATCGGCGGCGCCGGACAGGTCGCCCTTGCCCGCGCGCATGTGGTGCTGATCGGCTGCGGCGGCATTGGTGCCCCCGCGCTCCAGTATCTGGCGGGCGCAGGGGTCGGGAAAGTGACGCTGGTAGACCGTGATGTCGTCGACACCAGCAATCTCCAGCGCCAGACTGTTTTCACGCCGTCGGATGTCGGCACGCCCAAGGCGGAAGCGGCGGCCGGATGGGTGCGGCGTTTCGATCCTGCCATCGATGTCACCGCTTGCGTCGAGAACGTGGGGAGCGATAACGCGAGCGCACTGGTCTCCGGCGCCGATCTGGTACTGGACGGGTGTGACAACTTCGCGACTCGTCTCGCGGTGTCAGATGCCTGTGTCGCGGCAGACATATCGCTGACAAGTGCGGCGGTCGGCCGCTTTCAGGGACAGGTCGCCAACTTCGCCGGACACCTGCCCGACCAGCCCTGCTACCGCTGCTTCGTGGGCGACGCCTTCGACGCGGCCGACTGCGACACTTGCGCCGCCGACGGCGTGCTGGGCGCGATGGTCGGCATGGTCGGCACCTTCGCGGCCATGCACGCGATGCGCGTGCTGCTCCACGGCCACGCCGCGCTGGGCGACGATCCGCAGTTCGGCACCCTCCACCTGATCGACGGCCTAAAGCCCGGCATGCGCGCCATGCGAATCGCGAAAGACCCCGCCTGCCGGGCGTGTGGGGGTAATGTCTGA
- a CDS encoding HlyD family type I secretion periplasmic adaptor subunit, whose protein sequence is MMGLALAIPAAAVSSDPAGSTAAADEVRLRRLAVAGVLGVVALVFGLGGLAAFLPLAGAVVAEGTVDVAGQVKRVSQPYGGVVSEIAVQNGDHVQAGQVLVRLDESVTEASAAYAGLGRDRLIARIDRLRAQSEGRSDVAASKALSGQATTGILRDERQALRLNEAALADQARALRARIAAARADVRRGEADTVAYASQQALIGRELDQTRKLYERRLTTLDRLSALERAAVGVEASRKTAEESVAGARAQIAELEAQLAALASTSRAQAAADLGQAQAALADAGPRAASAEDEDRHTAIRSPVAGTVEKLAVSTIGGIVRAGDTVAEVVPDGGRLEVSARISVSAVDRVEAGRRAVLRFTAFDMRTTPELNGRVLRVATDRTQDAATGAVWYEARIAIPRKELARLHGKRLAVGMPVEVFIQTQQHSLLSYILRPLSDQFKRALRE, encoded by the coding sequence ATGATGGGGCTGGCGCTTGCCATACCCGCTGCTGCGGTTTCTTCGGACCCGGCTGGCTCGACTGCCGCTGCGGACGAGGTGCGTTTGCGACGGCTGGCGGTCGCGGGCGTTCTGGGCGTCGTCGCCTTGGTGTTTGGCCTGGGCGGACTGGCGGCCTTCCTGCCGCTGGCGGGAGCCGTCGTGGCCGAAGGGACGGTCGATGTCGCAGGTCAGGTCAAGCGCGTCTCGCAGCCTTATGGTGGTGTGGTCTCAGAGATTGCCGTGCAGAACGGCGATCACGTGCAGGCCGGGCAAGTGCTTGTGCGGCTGGACGAGTCTGTCACAGAAGCCAGTGCGGCATACGCCGGGCTGGGGCGGGATCGGCTGATCGCGCGGATCGACCGGCTGCGTGCGCAGAGTGAGGGGCGCAGTGACGTCGCCGCATCAAAGGCGCTGTCCGGGCAGGCTACCACAGGCATCCTGCGCGACGAGCGGCAGGCGCTGCGCCTGAACGAGGCCGCTCTTGCCGATCAGGCCCGCGCGTTGCGGGCGCGGATCGCGGCGGCACGGGCTGATGTCCGGCGCGGTGAGGCGGACACCGTCGCCTACGCCAGCCAGCAGGCGCTTATCGGGCGCGAACTGGATCAGACCCGCAAGCTCTACGAACGCCGTCTGACCACGCTCGATCGGTTGAGTGCGCTGGAGCGGGCCGCCGTGGGCGTGGAGGCCAGTCGCAAGACCGCAGAGGAAAGCGTCGCCGGGGCACGGGCACAGATCGCGGAACTTGAGGCGCAACTTGCCGCGCTTGCCAGCACTTCGCGGGCGCAGGCGGCTGCCGATCTCGGGCAGGCGCAGGCGGCGCTGGCCGATGCAGGGCCGCGCGCTGCCAGCGCGGAAGATGAAGATCGGCATACCGCGATCCGCTCGCCGGTCGCGGGCACGGTCGAGAAGCTGGCGGTCTCGACGATTGGCGGGATCGTGCGGGCCGGCGACACAGTGGCCGAGGTCGTGCCGGATGGCGGGAGGCTGGAAGTCAGTGCCCGGATTTCGGTGAGTGCGGTTGACCGGGTAGAGGCGGGGCGCCGGGCAGTGCTGCGTTTCACTGCGTTCGACATGCGCACCACACCCGAACTGAACGGGCGTGTCCTGCGCGTTGCGACGGACCGCACGCAGGACGCTGCCACGGGCGCCGTGTGGTACGAGGCGCGGATCGCCATTCCGCGCAAGGAACTGGCCCGGCTTCACGGCAAGCGTCTGGCAGTGGGCATGCCGGTGGAGGTGTTCATCCAGACCCAGCAGCATTCGCTGCTCAGCTATATCCTGCGCCCGCTGTCGGACCAGTTCAAACGCGCATTGCGGGAGTAG
- a CDS encoding type I secretion system permease/ATPase, whose amino-acid sequence MFGFGVLTQDLRDATAPVRRVLLPIAAISSVYNVLLLSGSFFMLLVYDDVLPSRSVPSLVGLFVLVAFAYLFQAGFDILRGAILVQAGTMFTRRLSDRVMDVVSGFELTHGVLPNGIQIVRDADAVRSFLSGPGPLALLDLPWVLLYLLVLAVFHWSLALLVTAGALVLIGLMIFNDRATRATAMLNVQASSARFGMAETTRRNAETIRAMGMSRWHRRAWHDAETAHLAANDRLAWLSSSIGGASKAFRLLLQSAVLALGAWLVIEGRASGGVIIASSILSARALAPAEQVIANWKQLLAARQAMVRLRDHLQAVPVEQEPMGLDLPSHDLVLEAVACAPPGLRELTVSGASFRLQAGDAVAVIGRSGSGKSTLARAICGIWPVRHGSVRLDGATLDQWSGPQRGRIVGYVPQGIELLPGTLAQNIARFEPDADRDAILAAARAADVHDLIVGLEGGYDYVIGANGASLSGGQQQRIALARALYGDPFLLVLDEANSNLDFEGERALARAIASARARGGIVVVIAHRASIVQHVSHVLVMGNGRIEQFGPRDSFMRRDVGERGSQPSPVEEDLAMAEADAEGHG is encoded by the coding sequence ATGTTCGGCTTCGGCGTTCTGACGCAGGATCTTCGCGATGCCACGGCTCCGGTGCGCCGGGTGCTTTTGCCGATTGCGGCGATCAGCAGCGTCTACAACGTCCTGCTGCTGTCGGGCTCGTTCTTCATGCTGCTCGTCTATGACGATGTGCTGCCTTCGCGCAGCGTGCCCTCGCTGGTCGGCCTGTTCGTGCTGGTGGCTTTCGCCTACCTGTTCCAGGCGGGTTTCGACATTCTGCGCGGTGCGATCCTTGTACAGGCGGGCACCATGTTCACCCGGCGCCTGTCTGACCGGGTCATGGATGTGGTTTCCGGCTTCGAGCTGACTCACGGCGTCCTGCCCAATGGCATCCAGATCGTGCGCGATGCCGATGCCGTGCGCAGCTTCCTCTCCGGGCCGGGGCCTCTGGCACTGCTGGACCTGCCCTGGGTGCTGCTCTACCTGCTGGTGCTGGCCGTTTTCCATTGGAGCCTTGCGCTGCTGGTGACGGCGGGCGCGCTGGTGCTGATCGGGCTGATGATCTTCAACGATCGCGCCACGCGGGCCACCGCCATGCTGAACGTGCAGGCATCGAGCGCGCGTTTCGGCATGGCCGAGACCACGCGCCGAAATGCCGAGACGATCCGGGCGATGGGCATGTCGCGCTGGCATCGCCGGGCCTGGCACGATGCGGAAACCGCGCATCTCGCCGCAAACGATCGTCTCGCCTGGCTGTCCAGCTCGATCGGCGGGGCGAGCAAGGCTTTTCGCCTGCTTCTGCAGTCAGCGGTGCTGGCGCTCGGCGCATGGCTGGTGATCGAGGGCAGGGCGAGCGGCGGGGTGATCATTGCCAGCTCGATCCTGTCCGCCCGCGCGCTGGCGCCGGCCGAACAGGTGATCGCCAACTGGAAGCAGTTGCTCGCCGCCCGGCAGGCCATGGTCCGGCTGCGCGATCATCTGCAGGCCGTGCCGGTGGAACAGGAGCCGATGGGGCTCGATCTGCCCTCGCACGATCTGGTGCTGGAGGCAGTGGCCTGTGCGCCGCCGGGTCTTCGCGAGCTGACCGTGTCGGGAGCGAGCTTTCGTTTGCAGGCAGGCGATGCCGTGGCGGTGATCGGGCGCAGCGGATCGGGAAAATCCACGCTGGCACGGGCGATCTGCGGGATCTGGCCGGTACGCCATGGTTCGGTGCGACTGGACGGGGCCACGCTCGATCAGTGGTCGGGGCCGCAGCGCGGGCGGATCGTGGGGTATGTGCCGCAGGGGATCGAGTTGTTGCCCGGCACGCTGGCGCAGAACATTGCGCGCTTTGAGCCGGACGCAGACCGCGATGCGATTCTGGCCGCGGCGCGTGCAGCCGATGTGCATGATCTTATCGTCGGGCTGGAGGGTGGATACGACTATGTGATCGGTGCCAACGGCGCCAGCCTTTCGGGTGGGCAGCAGCAGCGTATTGCGCTGGCGCGGGCGCTCTATGGCGATCCTTTCCTGCTGGTGCTGGACGAGGCCAACAGCAATCTCGATTTCGAGGGGGAGCGTGCGCTGGCGCGAGCTATCGCCTCGGCACGGGCACGTGGCGGCATCGTCGTGGTGATCGCGCATCGGGCCAGCATCGTCCAACATGTCAGCCATGTGCTGGTGATGGGCAATGGCCGCATAGAACAGTTCGGGCCGCGCGACAGCTTCATGCGCCGCGATGTGGGCGAGCGGGGCTCGCAGCCGTCACCGGTGGAGGAAGATCTGGCGATGGCCGAGGCCGATGCCGAAGGGCATGGATGA
- a CDS encoding TolC family protein — MPLRTAATDRPRLWTAESLLPVAILFLYPGTAHAETLPEAIAAALEQNPVLAAGKAQVRAADEVRNRTQGAYGPSLSVTVSHDYTLETDRDPPYASTQDGFATSGAVTLTQPLFTFGRLAAATLSAKAQQGLAREQLRAVRQTLILNVVAAYAALRRDLALESVARENRDLLTRQRAIIQARYDLRDATAPDLEQTAAQLALAEGRVLDARSAAEQSAARYRNLVGHYPADLQTIPSPPALPARTELEAQGIDASPDLAIARLQERIAAAALAAARAETGPTLSAHASAERTPFTPYANTSRSEALVAGVTLSMPLYSSGQLSAAVREAEARDQAAILQIEQAWRDMREAIAANQASAAAARERLPLYREAVRNAESAVAGIQEQERAGIRTLREVLDATTDLLTARTTLAQAEADALITQASALRAAGLLDDETALFAPAIDNVTPPDAHLPAPSLSLSPVTDNLAGLPLRPLIAPLDALAVSSHATPPKVHHEDDAPFIWPTLPSSTPP; from the coding sequence ATGCCCCTTCGCACAGCCGCCACGGATCGCCCTCGCCTGTGGACCGCCGAAAGCCTGCTGCCGGTCGCAATCCTGTTTCTGTATCCCGGCACTGCCCATGCGGAAACGCTGCCCGAGGCGATTGCCGCCGCGCTCGAACAGAACCCCGTTCTGGCAGCCGGAAAGGCGCAGGTGCGTGCAGCAGACGAAGTTCGCAACCGGACGCAAGGCGCCTATGGTCCAAGCCTGTCGGTAACGGTCAGCCATGACTATACGCTCGAAACCGATCGCGACCCGCCTTATGCCTCGACGCAAGACGGGTTCGCGACCTCGGGTGCCGTGACTCTGACCCAGCCGCTGTTCACCTTCGGGCGCCTCGCGGCGGCCACCCTGTCGGCAAAGGCACAGCAAGGGCTCGCACGCGAACAGTTGCGGGCCGTGCGCCAGACGCTGATCCTCAATGTCGTCGCCGCCTATGCCGCGCTTCGACGCGACCTTGCGCTGGAGTCCGTGGCACGGGAGAACCGCGATCTGTTGACGCGCCAGCGCGCGATCATTCAGGCCCGCTACGATCTGCGCGATGCGACTGCCCCCGATCTGGAACAGACCGCCGCCCAGCTGGCTCTGGCAGAGGGGCGCGTGCTGGATGCCCGATCCGCTGCCGAGCAAAGCGCTGCCCGCTATCGCAATCTGGTCGGCCATTACCCGGCAGACCTTCAGACAATCCCCTCGCCCCCGGCACTCCCGGCGCGTACGGAGCTTGAGGCGCAAGGCATCGATGCCAGCCCCGATCTGGCCATCGCCCGCCTGCAGGAGCGGATCGCCGCCGCCGCGCTCGCCGCCGCCCGCGCCGAGACAGGGCCGACGCTTTCCGCCCACGCCTCGGCAGAACGAACGCCCTTTACGCCTTATGCGAATACCAGCCGCAGCGAGGCGCTGGTGGCAGGCGTCACGCTGTCGATGCCGCTTTACAGCAGCGGCCAGCTCTCGGCTGCCGTGCGCGAGGCAGAGGCGCGCGATCAGGCCGCGATCCTCCAGATCGAACAGGCCTGGCGCGACATGCGCGAAGCCATCGCCGCCAATCAGGCGAGCGCTGCCGCCGCACGCGAGCGGCTGCCGCTTTACCGGGAAGCGGTCCGCAATGCCGAAAGCGCCGTGGCCGGCATTCAGGAACAGGAGCGCGCCGGCATTCGCACACTGCGCGAAGTGCTTGATGCCACCACCGACCTGTTGACGGCCCGCACCACGCTGGCGCAGGCGGAAGCCGATGCCCTGATCACGCAGGCCAGCGCCCTGCGCGCTGCCGGGTTGCTTGACGACGAGACCGCCCTGTTCGCACCGGCCATCGACAATGTCACGCCGCCGGACGCACACCTCCCCGCCCCCTCTCTCTCGCTATCGCCGGTAACGGATAATCTGGCAGGACTTCCCCTCCGGCCGCTGATCGCACCGCTCGATGCGCTGGCGGTTTCCAGCCACGCCACACCGCCAAAAGTCCATCACGAAGACGACGCGCCGTTTATCTGGCCTACCCTGCCTTCCAGTACCCCGCCCTGA
- a CDS encoding LysR family transcriptional regulator produces the protein MINPLWSRSLLALEKAGSFTRAAQALDLTQAAVSQHIRQLEDRFGAVVLRRSRALEWTPVGLALLDHARELEAAELRLAARLVGQDVLAGDVEVVTPGSVGLLLNPLLLDLQEREPGLVIRHRFAPDAGVVEDVAANRADFGIASIRPDDPRLAATPFLEEPLELIVPVNEVAESWEDLRRIGMIDHPDGKAMATRLLSRRFGGNPGVRHLPVRGFSNQVGLILEPVARGLGFTVLPRYARQAFAKQDRICVVECGTPVVDTLWLLHRAEWPLPARARHVVEHLRRSLGLPTDMAL, from the coding sequence ATGATAAATCCGCTGTGGAGCCGCTCGCTGCTGGCGCTGGAAAAGGCCGGCAGCTTCACCCGCGCCGCGCAGGCGCTCGATCTGACGCAGGCCGCTGTCAGCCAGCATATCCGCCAGCTGGAAGACCGGTTCGGGGCAGTGGTGCTTCGCCGCTCCCGCGCGCTGGAATGGACGCCTGTGGGACTGGCCTTGCTGGATCATGCGCGGGAGCTTGAAGCGGCGGAACTGCGGCTGGCGGCGCGGCTGGTCGGGCAGGATGTGCTGGCCGGTGACGTCGAAGTGGTGACGCCGGGCAGTGTCGGCCTGCTGCTGAACCCGCTGCTGCTCGATCTTCAGGAGCGGGAGCCGGGCCTCGTTATCCGTCATCGTTTCGCGCCGGATGCCGGAGTGGTCGAGGATGTCGCCGCCAACCGGGCGGACTTCGGCATAGCCTCGATCCGCCCGGACGATCCGCGTCTGGCCGCGACGCCCTTTCTCGAAGAACCGCTCGAACTGATCGTCCCCGTGAACGAGGTCGCGGAAAGCTGGGAGGATCTGCGGCGCATCGGTATGATCGATCACCCGGATGGCAAGGCAATGGCGACGCGGCTTCTCTCGCGGCGTTTCGGGGGCAATCCCGGCGTGCGCCACCTGCCGGTGCGCGGCTTTTCCAATCAGGTCGGCTTGATTCTGGAGCCGGTGGCGCGTGGTCTCGGCTTTACCGTGTTGCCGCGTTACGCCCGGCAGGCTTTCGCGAAGCAGGACCGGATCTGCGTTGTCGAGTGCGGAACGCCGGTGGTCGATACGCTCTGGCTTCTGCACCGCGCCGAATGGCCGTTGCCTGCCCGTGCCCGCCATGTGGTGGAACACCTGCGACGGTCGCTGGGGCTACCCACCGATATGGCTCTCTAG
- a CDS encoding lactoylglutathione lyase family protein — translation MTTTYPRAFSHIGLSVPDLDAAVKFYTEVMGWYLIMPPTTITEDDSAIGVMCTDVFGKDWKSFRIAHLSTGDRVGVEIFQFLNAEKPDNNFEYWKTSVFHFCVQDPDVEGLAEKIVAAGGKQRMPVRYYYPGEKPYRMVYCEDPFGNILEVYSHSYELTYSAGAYA, via the coding sequence ATGACCACCACCTACCCGCGCGCGTTCTCACATATCGGCCTTTCGGTGCCGGACCTCGATGCCGCCGTGAAGTTCTACACCGAAGTCATGGGTTGGTATCTCATCATGCCGCCCACCACGATCACCGAGGACGACAGCGCCATCGGCGTGATGTGTACCGACGTGTTCGGCAAGGACTGGAAGTCCTTCCGCATCGCCCATCTTTCCACCGGTGACCGCGTGGGCGTGGAAATCTTCCAGTTCCTCAATGCCGAGAAGCCGGACAACAACTTCGAATACTGGAAGACCAGCGTCTTCCACTTCTGCGTGCAGGACCCTGACGTGGAAGGCCTCGCCGAGAAGATCGTTGCCGCCGGTGGCAAGCAGCGCATGCCCGTGCGCTATTACTACCCCGGCGAAAAGCCCTATCGCATGGTCTACTGCGAGGACCCGTTCGGCAATATCCTGGAAGTCTACAGCCACAGCTACGAACTGACCTATTCGGCCGGGGCCTACGCCTGA
- a CDS encoding alcohol dehydrogenase catalytic domain-containing protein translates to MIALPGEYEAWGWQEGSDPLTLTRDTRPLPSPAAGEVLVQNHAIGLNPVDWKVLGAMDSWAPGHVAGVDGAGVVVALGEGVTTGWLGQRVAYHQNLLVHGSYAEFTPVRAEVLLRLPEAMDFATAAGLPCPLLTAWTALDQLPSRPGEAMLVSGAGGAVGGYIVQLATRAGWRVTAMCNARHRERLAGLGAVDWIAGPLPDDTMWSDPRRFSAVIDSIGPDHAMRLHPAVRAKGHLVCIQGRVAQWPSPAFGRALSLHEIALGALHQHGDSEDWARVVTHGEVLLSDIAAGRIVAEPLVSASFADLPQALAGLRDRNFTGKPIVLLDGKASQ, encoded by the coding sequence ATGATCGCGCTTCCCGGCGAATACGAAGCCTGGGGCTGGCAGGAAGGCTCCGACCCGCTGACCCTGACGCGTGACACCCGCCCCCTGCCTTCTCCGGCAGCGGGCGAGGTGCTCGTGCAGAACCACGCGATCGGACTGAACCCGGTCGACTGGAAAGTGCTGGGCGCAATGGACAGCTGGGCGCCGGGCCATGTGGCGGGCGTCGACGGTGCAGGCGTGGTCGTTGCGCTGGGCGAAGGCGTCACGACCGGGTGGCTCGGCCAGCGCGTCGCCTATCACCAGAACCTCTTGGTACACGGCAGCTATGCCGAGTTCACGCCGGTCCGCGCCGAGGTGCTGCTGCGCCTGCCCGAAGCGATGGACTTCGCCACGGCGGCCGGACTGCCCTGCCCTCTGCTGACCGCCTGGACCGCGCTGGACCAGTTGCCCTCGCGCCCCGGCGAGGCCATGCTGGTGAGCGGCGCGGGCGGCGCTGTCGGCGGGTATATCGTTCAGCTGGCCACCCGCGCCGGGTGGCGCGTTACGGCGATGTGCAACGCGCGCCATCGCGAAAGGCTCGCGGGTCTGGGCGCGGTCGACTGGATCGCAGGCCCTCTGCCGGACGATACGATGTGGAGCGATCCGCGCCGCTTCTCCGCCGTGATCGATTCGATCGGCCCCGACCATGCCATGCGTCTCCACCCGGCAGTCCGCGCCAAGGGGCATCTCGTGTGCATCCAGGGCCGTGTCGCCCAATGGCCGAGCCCGGCCTTCGGGCGCGCATTGTCGCTGCACGAAATCGCGCTCGGCGCGCTGCACCAGCACGGCGACAGTGAGGACTGGGCCCGCGTCGTTACCCACGGCGAAGTGCTGCTCAGCGACATCGCTGCGGGCCGGATCGTCGCCGAACCGCTCGTCTCCGCCTCCTTCGCAGATCTGCCGCAGGCCCTTGCAGGGCTGCGCGACCGCAACTTCACCGGTAAACCGATCGTCCTTCTGGACGGAAAGGCATCACAATGA
- a CDS encoding type 1 glutamine amidotransferase domain-containing protein, protein MTDTTKSRVLIVVTSHTSLGDTGHTTGVWLEELTTPFYAFADAGCEVTVASVAGGAVPVDPNSQAGAEEGSETPASVERAASDEVFQQMIAGTPSIAEIDAADYDAVFLPGGHGTMWDMPGNAVLAALLGKAWAQGKVVAAVCHGPAGLVSATDEDGKPLVAGRKVSAFTDSEERAAGLDKAVPFLLETRLAELGAQIDKGPDFEAHAVRDGQLVTGQNPASSLGVAQLVLEAITPSA, encoded by the coding sequence ATGACCGACACTACCAAGTCCCGTGTCCTGATCGTCGTCACCTCGCACACGTCGCTGGGCGATACCGGCCACACCACCGGCGTCTGGCTGGAGGAACTGACCACCCCGTTCTACGCCTTTGCCGATGCAGGCTGCGAAGTGACCGTCGCCTCTGTTGCCGGTGGCGCGGTGCCGGTCGATCCCAATTCGCAGGCCGGTGCCGAAGAGGGCAGCGAAACTCCCGCCAGCGTCGAGCGCGCCGCTAGCGACGAAGTCTTTCAACAGATGATCGCCGGCACCCCCTCGATCGCCGAGATCGACGCTGCCGACTACGACGCGGTGTTCCTGCCCGGTGGCCACGGCACCATGTGGGACATGCCCGGCAACGCCGTCCTCGCCGCGCTGCTTGGCAAGGCATGGGCGCAAGGCAAGGTCGTCGCCGCCGTATGCCACGGCCCGGCAGGGCTGGTCAGCGCCACCGACGAAGACGGCAAGCCGCTGGTCGCCGGTCGCAAGGTCAGCGCCTTCACCGACAGCGAGGAACGCGCCGCCGGCCTCGACAAGGCCGTCCCCTTCCTGCTCGAAACGCGCCTCGCCGAACTTGGCGCGCAGATCGACAAGGGCCCCGATTTCGAGGCCCACGCCGTGCGCGACGGGCAGCTTGTGACCGGGCAGAACCCGGCATCCTCGCTCGGCGTCGCGCAGCTGGTGCTGGAAGCGATTACTCCTTCGGCCTGA
- a CDS encoding NADH:flavin oxidoreductase/NADH oxidase translates to MTTRVFSPFTLKDITLRNRIAVPPMCQYSARDGYVTEWHLAHYTAMARGGAGLVIVEATGVSPEGRITPGCTGLWEDGQTEGMARIAHAIKAAGSVPGIQIGHAGRKASANKPWEGDDHIANDAPGGWQTISPSAIAFGGGLPKLPAEMSKDDIARVTADFVSAAKRALDAGFQWLELHFAHGYLAQSFFSVHANTRTDEYGGDAQKRGRFLIETLREVRKVWPENLPLTARFGVIEFDGRDEETLAEAIGLVKTFKTEGLDFLSVSMGFSTIEANVPWSDGFIGPIAKRVREETGLPVGTAWGMDKPEVVTAAIDGEQMDVVFVARAHLADPHYPFRLARNLGVPKSATLLPEPYAYWLSRYPGPQNGDPIE, encoded by the coding sequence ATGACCACTCGAGTCTTCTCTCCCTTCACCCTGAAGGACATCACTCTCCGCAACCGCATCGCGGTGCCGCCGATGTGCCAGTATTCGGCACGCGACGGCTACGTCACCGAATGGCATCTCGCCCACTACACCGCCATGGCCCGCGGCGGCGCAGGCCTCGTCATCGTCGAGGCCACCGGCGTCTCGCCCGAAGGCCGCATCACGCCCGGCTGCACCGGCCTGTGGGAAGACGGCCAGACCGAAGGCATGGCGCGCATCGCCCACGCCATCAAGGCGGCGGGCTCGGTGCCCGGCATCCAGATCGGCCATGCCGGTCGCAAGGCCAGTGCCAACAAGCCGTGGGAAGGCGATGATCACATCGCCAACGACGCTCCCGGCGGCTGGCAGACGATCTCACCCTCGGCCATCGCTTTCGGTGGCGGTCTGCCCAAGCTGCCGGCCGAGATGTCGAAGGACGATATCGCCCGCGTCACCGCCGATTTCGTCAGCGCTGCCAAGCGCGCGCTCGATGCGGGCTTCCAGTGGCTCGAACTGCACTTCGCGCACGGCTATCTGGCGCAGAGCTTCTTCTCGGTCCACGCCAACACCCGCACCGACGAGTACGGCGGCGATGCGCAGAAGCGCGGACGCTTCCTGATCGAGACCCTGCGCGAAGTGCGCAAGGTCTGGCCGGAGAACCTGCCGCTGACCGCCCGCTTCGGCGTGATCGAGTTCGACGGCCGCGACGAGGAAACGCTGGCCGAGGCGATCGGCCTGGTGAAGACCTTCAAGACCGAAGGGCTCGATTTCCTGTCGGTCTCGATGGGCTTCTCGACGATCGAGGCGAATGTGCCGTGGAGCGACGGTTTCATAGGCCCCATCGCCAAGCGCGTGCGCGAGGAAACCGGCCTGCCGGTCGGCACCGCCTGGGGCATGGACAAGCCCGAGGTCGTCACGGCCGCGATCGACGGCGAGCAGATGGACGTGGTGTTCGTCGCCCGCGCGCATCTTGCCGATCCGCACTATCCCTTCCGCCTTGCCCGCAACCTTGGCGTGCCCAAGTCGGCGACGCTGCTGCCCGAGCCCTATGCCTATTGGCTGTCGCGCTATCCCGGCCCCCAGAACGGTGATCCGATCGAATGA